Genomic window (Bacillus marinisedimentorum):
AGGAAGAGCATTAAAGGCTATGAAATTGTTGTAGGCGAAAGGCGTTTCCGTGCAGCAAGAGATGCCGGTTTGCAGACGGTGCCCGTCGTTGTCAGGGAATTATCGGAGCAGCAAATGATGGAGCTTGCCTTGCTAGAAAACCTGCAGCGTGAAGACCTGACACCGATTGAAGAAGCGGAAGCATATCAGCTGTTGATGGAAAAACTGAAAATCACACAGGAACAGCTGGCGAAGAGGCTTGGAAAAAGCCGGCCGCATATTGCCAACCATATCCGCCTGCTGGCATTGCCGGAGCCCTTCCGGAAAATGATTGCCATGGGTGAATTGTCTATGGGACATGGACGTGCCCTGCTTGGATTAAAAAATAAAGAGAACTTGCCTCCATTAGCAGAAAAAGTAATCAATGAAAATTTGAATGTCCGCCAGCTTGAACAGCTTGTAACCAATTTGAACGAAAATGTTTCACGTGAAACAAAAAAGAAACCGGATTCGAAAAAAGACGTTTTCATTAAAGAACGAGAAACCTTTTTACGGGACCGTTTTGGTACAGCAGTCAATATAAAAAAAGGCAAGAAAAAGGGTAAGATCGAAATTGAGTTTTACTCAGAAGATGATCTGGAACGAATTCTGGATATGCTGAATGAATCAAATGACCAATAAACCATCAATGCGGTGGTTTATTTTTTCTTTGTAATTTATGACTGTTGCCTTATAATGAATAGATATTAATCTTGTTATTCTGCGATGTTACATATGGAAACTGTAAGCCTTCGTCAAATCAGGGGAAACAGGATTTTTGCCTTCCTGCCGGGCAGGGTTCCTCTGATCTGATTACATCTACAGAAAGGAAGAGAGCTATGATCTATTTCGATCACGCTGCATCCTCTTTTCCAAAGCCGGAACCGGTTGTGAAAGCAGTGGAGGAAGCGCTGCTTCATTATGCAGCCAATCCTGGAAGAGGGTCTCATCAGCTGGCAGCCGGGGCAAGTAAAAAAATATACAAAGCAAGGGTGAAACTCGCTTCATTCTTCGGGTTGTCCGACCCGAAAAGGGTACTGTTTTTTCAAAACGCAACAGGCGCGTTGAATCAGGCTTTAAAAGGTTTCCCTTTTCAAAAAGGGGACCATGTCCTATCGACTTCATTTGAACATAATTCTGTTCGCCGTCCGCTTGAGTTTTTGAAACAACAAAGCGGCATTGATGCCACATTTTTGCACATATCCTCAGAAGGGGTATTTGAACCCGACAAGTGGGAACAGGCTCTTCGCCCGGAAACAAAACTTATTACGGTTACCCATGCGTCCAACCTGACGGGTACGATTCTGCCGCTGGAGGAGATTAGTGAGTTCGCCCGGAGTCATGGTGTCAAACTGTTGGTGGATGCTTCTCAGACAGCTGGCGTCCTCCCGATTCATATGGAGAAAATGGGAATCGACATGCTCGCTTTTCCAGGGCATAAAGGCCTTCTTGGCCCACAGGGAACAGGTGCACTTCTCGTCAGCAAAGGAAACGACTTATATCCCATTTTTCATGGCGGAACGGGAAGTTTCTCGGAAAGCATCGAGCAGCCGGAGCAATGGCCGGAACGGTTTGAAAGCGGAACGCTCAACACCCCTGGTATTCTAGGCCTTGCTGCTGGAGTTGACGCAGTTAAAGAGCATGGATTGGAACAAATACGGAAGCACGAACAGCAATTAACCGGGCAATTCATTGAAGGAGTCAAGGATATACCAGGTGTTGAACTATATGGCAAAAATACATCCGGCGGCCGTCTTGGCGTCATTTCATTTTCCATCAATGGAGCAGATTGCCATGAAGTGGCCATGATCCTTGATATGCACTATGAAATGGCAGTAAGGGCTGGCCTTCATTGTGCACCGCTTGCCCATGAAGCGATAGGTACAATCACAACCGGCGCTGTGAGGGTGAGTTTTGGGCATACCAATACGGAAAAAGAAGTAGAACAGCTGGTAAGGGCGATTACAGAAATTGCCGCCGGTTATAACGGGTAGGAGAAAAAACATGGTACTTTTAGGAACAATAGTGAACGGTGCCACCATCATCGCTGGCACATTAATAGGCTTGCTGCTGACCAAAATTCCCGAAAAGATCCGTACGACTGTCATGCAGGGGATTGCCCTGGCCGTCATGATCCTTGGTGTCCAAATGGCAATCCAGAGCGAAGAGTTTTTGATTGTCATCCTTAGTATCGTCCTCGGTGGGGTTCTCGGAGAGATATGGGACTTTGACGGTAAATTGAATGCCGCGGGAAACTGGCTTGAACAAAAACTTGGAGCAAGTGAACAGGGAAGTGTCGCCAAAGCGTTTGTGACTGCGACGCTGATTTTCGTCATTGGTGCTCTTGCCGTTCTCGGTGCATTGGACAGCGGACTGCGCGGCGATCACAGCATTTTATACACAAAAGCTCTCATTGACGGTTTTACAAGTTTGCTTTTGACGACGACATTCGGCATCGGGGTGTTATTTTCGGCTGTCCCAGTCGTTCTGTATCAGGGAGCGATAGCATTGTTCGCCGTACAGATTGAAAGGTGGGTCCCGGAAGCTCTGATGGATTCTTTCATAACGGAAATGACCAGTGTGGGCGGCATAATGATTTTTGCCATCGGCCTGAATCTATTGAATCTGACGTCGATTCGGGTTGCGAATTTTTTGCCGGGCATCCTTGTCACAGGAGTTTTTGTGACTGGCCTCTACTACTGGGAGACGATTGCTGCTGTCCTTCCTTTTCTTTCATAGTTGGCAAAACAAATGCGAGGCAGCTTTCTTTTCAATAGACTCTGTTAAACGCTGTTGATTTCCGATGCAGTTACCCGCTTCACGGTCTCCCGTTCTTTGCCGCGGGACGGGCGGTGAGCATCAGCCCGGTTAACCACGCGCCTGCGGGGTTATACCTGTACCGCTGCTTCAGACGGAGTCTCGCACACCTGCACCAGTCAACAATATCCTCTAACAAAGATTTTATTAAATAGTTAAACAAAAAATGCCACGCATTGACCCTGTGGATGACTCTCAGGGAATGCATGGCATTTTATTTATGCAAAGGCTCTGTTAAATGTTAGTGTTGATTTCCGTTGCAGGTACTCGCTTTCCGCGGGGCGGGCGGTGAGCCTCCTCGTCGCTCTGCTCCTGCGGGATCTCACCTGTCCCGCTAGTCCCGCAGGAGTCTCGCACCTTCCACTCCAATCAACTAGTGAGAAAATCAACATTGAGCTTTAACAAAGCCTATGCAAAAAAATGGAAACGCCGTCACTTTACACTGCGGGCAGCCATTCTGCTTTTCAGCTGGAGCCTTTCCATATTTTTTTTCTTCTGGATGATCTGGTCTGCTTCATACAGACTGTCGGCAATGCTCCGCGCCATTTTCATGACAAGGCTCAATCTTGTATTTTGCAGGACAAAAAACTCCATGAATCCGCTCACATTCACAATACCGGTAAGGTGGATGTCCCCTACATCTGGCAGTTCTTTGTTAACGCCCGCACCAGGTTTTACCGGGCCTTCTCCAAGTGTAATTACACCAACGCTCTTCAATCTTCCGAGGCAGGCATCTATTCCGATAATATAAGGCATAACCAGGTCTTTTTTAATATGTGTAAGTTTTTCATCAAGATTGACGGCATGAACCGGATCATCAAGCGTTCCGTAAACATGGAAATTAGCCGGCGCTTTTTCTTGCAGGAAAGTGCCGATCAATGGCCCGAGCGAATCGCCGGTGGAGCGGTCTGTTCCAATATTGACAATGGCAATCGGGCGCGGGGATTTGGATGGAATCATTTCTGCAATTTTGGCTGATAAAATTTGTACGGCATCCTCCTCATCATGATGGACCCGATAATAGTTCTCTTTTTTATTAAAAAGTTTAGGTTTGAGCGGCTTAAGATTCATAGGATTGCCTCCTCGGTAATAGTAGTAACAGTATACGGAAGAAATCGTAAATCTATACATAATAAAAGGGGCGAGCCGATATGCTGAGAGCCGGAATGAAATGGATGTTTTTGATCATGGGGACAATGATAGGTGCCGGATATGCTTCAGGCCGTGAAATCTGGCAATTTTTCGGCCATGAAAGCGGACTGGCTATCATCCTTTTCACGTTTTTTTTCATTGTAAGCTGCTTCGTCATCATGCGTATCAGCTTTGAAAAGCAATCCCATCATTACCTTCCTGTTCTTGAACATTTAATCGGCAAGCGGCTGACCGGTGTATATGATATTATGATTATTTTGTATTTATTTACGACCACCGTCGTGATGCTGGCGGGAAGCGGTGCGACACTGCAGACATTCAGCATGCCTTACTGGACAGGCGTCCTCATCCTTTGCCTGCTTCTCGTCTTCCTGTTCATCTGGGAAATAAAAGGTATCCTGAACATGAACAGTGTCATTTTGCCGCTCCTCATTCTTGGGCTTGTCGGCGTATTGCTTTCGTTCATCCTCTTAAACGGGGAACACTGGCAATTTGACTGGCAGCACCAGGGAAATTGGCCGTCCTCTTTCACCTTTACGGCCCTGAACATCCTTCCGTTGATTGCGGTGCTGTCTGCTATCGGAAGAGAAATGAAACATACCGGGGAAGTATACATTGCCAGCATCGGCAGCGGGCTTCTGCTCGGGTCTGTTTCGTACCTCTACAATCAGTCGCTTTTGCAGATCCAGGATATTATGTTCTATGAAATCCCCTTGTTTGCCGTGTTGGAACGATATCCTTATTTTATGGTCATCATCATGTCGATTCTTTTATGGTTGGCCATTTATACGACCGCAGCATCAGGTCTTTTAGGATTAATTTCCCGTTTTCAAAACGGTGTAAACTTACCGTCTTGGCTGCTTGCAAGCATTGTTTTAGTCCTCATGGTCCCTTTGACTTCGTTCGGTTTTGGAACCCTCGTTGCTGTTCTTTATCCTCTCTACGGAATTTTAAACTTGTACGTCATGGCTGCTATTTTGCTTTATCCAATACTTAACCACTACAAAACTTAACCATATCCTGCTAAAATAGGTTCTATTATATAAACTGCCGGGTTTACATTCCCGGGTACGGCATGCACCGCTTGATAGAAAAATAGTGTGGTACTGCGCGGTCATGTGGCAGATCATTCTTTAAGAACGGGGGTTATGAAGATGGACAAGAAGTTTGAGCTCAATGATGTCGTGGAGATGAAAAAGCCCCATCCATGCGGAAAAAATCGCTGGCAAATCATTCGTATGGGCATGGACATCCGTATTAAATGCCTCGGCTGTGAGCACAGTGTCATGATGCCGCGCCGGGAATTCAGCCGCAAGTTTAAAAAAGTGCTTGAACACCATGAGTCATAGAGAAGACAGAATAGCGAGAGAAGAGAGGAGCGCCGCTGTTGGAAAAGAAAACGGCATCCTGTCCACTGAACTGCTGGGATAATTGCGGGCTCACAGTTACAGTCGACAGGGGGAAAGTAACAAAAGTTGAAGGCGATCGGGAACATCCGGTTACAAAAGGAAAGATTTGCGGCCGCGGCAGAATGCTGGCGGAACGTGCCAACTCTGATAAGAGGATTTTGCATCCGCTGAAAAAGACGGACGGCAAATTTACAAGAATCGGCTGGGACCAGGCGCTGGATGAAATTGCATCACGCCTTTCGGCCGTTAAAAAAGAATACGGCACCACCGCAGTCCTGCACAGCCATGACTATGCCAATAACGGCCTGCTGAAAAATCTTGATTACCGTTTTTTTAACGGATTCGGCGGTGTGACTGAACTGGAAGGAAGCCTTTGCTGGGGAGCAGGTATCGAGGCACAGAAGCGGGACTTCGGAAATGCGTACAGCCATTCTCCGGAGGATCTTTTTAACAGTAAGACAGCCGTAATCTGGGGAAGGAACCCGGCCCGGACGAACTTGCACCTGCTTGTGAATTTAAAGAAAGCCAAAAAGCAGGGAATCCGGGTCATTGTCATCGATCCGATCAAAAATGAAACAGCAGCCGCAATTGCCGATCGATATATTTCTATAAAACCGGGGATGGACGGTGTGCTTGCTCTTGGTATATTAAAAGAAATGCTTCGGCTCGGCTTCGAGGACCGGTTATTCATTGAAGCTCATTCAATCGGTTTTGAAAACGTAGAAAACCTGCTGGCCGCTACAAGCCTTACCGAGCTTGCAGCAGCGGCGGAAGTAGAAGAAGCGGTTTTCACTGAGCTTGCCCGGGTGTATGCGGACAGGCCTGTAGCCACTTATTTTGGGCTCGGCTTGCAGCGGTATACAAACGGAGGCAATACGATCAGGGCAATCGATGCTCTCATTGCAGCAAGCGGAAATATCGGCATTGCAGGCGGAGGTGCCAACTTCGGCGGCCTTGGTGTCGGTGAAAGTTTTGATTTGCTTGCCATGACGCGCCCCGATTTGAAAAAGAAACGACGCGTCTTTTCAAGAATCAGTCAGGCTGAACAAATTTTAAAAGCAGCTGAACCGCCAGTGAAGCTGGCGGTGGTGTCACGAAGCAATCCGCTGGCCCAGCTTCCGGATACGAACCTGGCGGAAACTGCATTCAGGCAGATTGAAACCGTTGTGGTGATGGACAAGTATATGACGGACACGGCAGAACTGGCCGATTACGTCCTCCCTGTTGCCGGAGTATTCGAAGAAGAGGACATTTATTATGCCTCCATGTACCATGCCTACGCGAATTATGGGCCGAAGCTGTCCGAGCCTCCAGGTGAAGCGAAATCGGACCTCTGGATCTGGACTGAACTTTCCAGCCGGCTTGGATTCGGAAACTTATTTTCCTTCTCGATAGCCGAATTTTTGGAAATGGGACTCGGCAAACTTGTGGACAGGGGAATCACACTGGAGACGTTTAAAACGAATAAACGGGTGAAGCTTCCGGTTGATGATATCCCCTGGCAGGATCACATCTTCCATACACCTTCAGGGAAATACGAGTTTGCCAGTTTAAGAGATGCAAAAGAAGAGTTAAAGATTGACTATCCTTTTGAATCGGCGCAGAACCAGCCGGAACTTGCCAAACAGTATCCATATTCCTTGCTGTCAATCCACCCGCTCAGATCCAATCATTCCCAGTACTATCCGCTTATTGAAGGCATCCAGCGGGTCAAAGTGGAAGTGTCGGAAGACATTGTGAAGGATCGCCGCTTACAGCAAGGCGACCAGATCAGGGTGTTTAACAGCCGCGGCAGCATCACCGGCACGGTTTCCGTTCTGAAAGGCGGCCATCCCCGCACAATCAATATAGATGAAGGACAATGGAAAAAGTTTGGCGGCAGTGTCAACGCCCTGACATCAGCCAGACTGTCCGACAATGGAATGGGCAGCACATTTTACGATTGCCTTGTTCAGATTGAAAAAGTGGACGGCAAGTGATGCATATACCATATCGCAACCAAAAAAAACAAAAACACAGTGCCAGGCATTGACCCGCTGGATGACCTCCAGAGAATGCCTGGCACTTCTTTAATGCAAATGCACACGTTTGGTTCACAAAACAAACTCCTCCCCTCCAACATGCATCCAGCCCCGCGTCAAATTGAAAAAAGTCGAAATACAGTTGCGGTTTCCCGTTCATTTTGCATCAAAATGGAAGTAATGCGAAATACAGCAATGATTCACCGCTGCTCACCTCTCCAAACTAGAAGATAAACCCCCATCGTCGCAGCACACGAATCTCCCGTAATGCCCGCTCCTGAATGCTTGTATTTTTCAACAGTTGTCTCTATAATTGTGAAAGACTGTCATGTTTCGGAAATTAAGAGGAGTGAAAGAAATGGCATTGACTGCTGGCATTGTCGGCCTTCCGAATGTAGGAAAATCGACGCTGTTCAACGCGATAACCCAGGCGGGCGCTGAATCTGCCAATTATCCGTTTTGTACAATTGACCCGAACGTAGGAATAGTGGAAGTACCAGATGAGCGGCTGCAAAAGCTTACTGAAATGGTAGAACCGAAAAAGACGGTGCCAACCGCTTTTGAGTTTACAGATATTGCAGGAATTGTGAAAGGCGCCAGTAAAGGTGAAGGACTGGGGAACCAATTTTTATCCCATATCCGCCAGGTGGATGCGATTTGCCAGGTTGTCCGCGCTTTCCGTGACGATAACATCACCCATGTTTCCGGTAAGGTCGATCCCATCTCGGATATTGAGACGATCAATCTTGAGTTGATTCTTGCCGATATGGAAACAGTCGATAAGAGAATCGGCAAAGTTGAAAAAATGGCTAAGCAGAAAGACAAAGATGCAATGTTCGAATATGAAATCCTGAAAAAGCTGAAAGATGCATTTGAAGAGGAAAAAACCGCCCGCACCGTTTCATTTACGGACGAGCAAATGAAGCTTGTCAAACAGCTTCATCTCTTGACAATCAAGCCGATGCTTTATGTGGCGAACGTCGGTGAAGAGGATGTCGCTGATCCTTCTTCCAACCCGTATGTGCAGAAAATCCGTGAACACGCGGAAAAAGACAATGCGGAAGTCATCGTTGTCTGCGCAAAAATTGAATCCGAAATCGCCGAGCTTGAAGGGGAAGAAAAAGAAATGTTCCTTGAGGAACTCGGCATAGCCGAATCAGGGCTTGACCAGCTGATCAAGGCGT
Coding sequences:
- a CDS encoding DUF951 domain-containing protein produces the protein MDKKFELNDVVEMKKPHPCGKNRWQIIRMGMDIRIKCLGCEHSVMMPRREFSRKFKKVLEHHES
- a CDS encoding ParB/RepB/Spo0J family partition protein, with product MARGLGKGLGAFFNDLENSDEQKVAEVDIKELRPNPYQPRKTFEKESIDELKESIKEHGILQPLIVRKSIKGYEIVVGERRFRAARDAGLQTVPVVVRELSEQQMMELALLENLQREDLTPIEEAEAYQLLMEKLKITQEQLAKRLGKSRPHIANHIRLLALPEPFRKMIAMGELSMGHGRALLGLKNKENLPPLAEKVINENLNVRQLEQLVTNLNENVSRETKKKPDSKKDVFIKERETFLRDRFGTAVNIKKGKKKGKIEIEFYSEDDLERILDMLNESNDQ
- a CDS encoding molybdopterin-dependent oxidoreductase, with protein sequence MLEKKTASCPLNCWDNCGLTVTVDRGKVTKVEGDREHPVTKGKICGRGRMLAERANSDKRILHPLKKTDGKFTRIGWDQALDEIASRLSAVKKEYGTTAVLHSHDYANNGLLKNLDYRFFNGFGGVTELEGSLCWGAGIEAQKRDFGNAYSHSPEDLFNSKTAVIWGRNPARTNLHLLVNLKKAKKQGIRVIVIDPIKNETAAAIADRYISIKPGMDGVLALGILKEMLRLGFEDRLFIEAHSIGFENVENLLAATSLTELAAAAEVEEAVFTELARVYADRPVATYFGLGLQRYTNGGNTIRAIDALIAASGNIGIAGGGANFGGLGVGESFDLLAMTRPDLKKKRRVFSRISQAEQILKAAEPPVKLAVVSRSNPLAQLPDTNLAETAFRQIETVVVMDKYMTDTAELADYVLPVAGVFEEEDIYYASMYHAYANYGPKLSEPPGEAKSDLWIWTELSSRLGFGNLFSFSIAEFLEMGLGKLVDRGITLETFKTNKRVKLPVDDIPWQDHIFHTPSGKYEFASLRDAKEELKIDYPFESAQNQPELAKQYPYSLLSIHPLRSNHSQYYPLIEGIQRVKVEVSEDIVKDRRLQQGDQIRVFNSRGSITGTVSVLKGGHPRTINIDEGQWKKFGGSVNALTSARLSDNGMGSTFYDCLVQIEKVDGK
- a CDS encoding YkvI family membrane protein, coding for MLRAGMKWMFLIMGTMIGAGYASGREIWQFFGHESGLAIILFTFFFIVSCFVIMRISFEKQSHHYLPVLEHLIGKRLTGVYDIMIILYLFTTTVVMLAGSGATLQTFSMPYWTGVLILCLLLVFLFIWEIKGILNMNSVILPLLILGLVGVLLSFILLNGEHWQFDWQHQGNWPSSFTFTALNILPLIAVLSAIGREMKHTGEVYIASIGSGLLLGSVSYLYNQSLLQIQDIMFYEIPLFAVLERYPYFMVIIMSILLWLAIYTTAASGLLGLISRFQNGVNLPSWLLASIVLVLMVPLTSFGFGTLVAVLYPLYGILNLYVMAAILLYPILNHYKT
- the yyaC gene encoding spore protease YyaC, whose product is MNLKPLKPKLFNKKENYYRVHHDEEDAVQILSAKIAEMIPSKSPRPIAIVNIGTDRSTGDSLGPLIGTFLQEKAPANFHVYGTLDDPVHAVNLDEKLTHIKKDLVMPYIIGIDACLGRLKSVGVITLGEGPVKPGAGVNKELPDVGDIHLTGIVNVSGFMEFFVLQNTRLSLVMKMARSIADSLYEADQIIQKKKNMERLQLKSRMAARSVK
- the ychF gene encoding redox-regulated ATPase YchF encodes the protein MALTAGIVGLPNVGKSTLFNAITQAGAESANYPFCTIDPNVGIVEVPDERLQKLTEMVEPKKTVPTAFEFTDIAGIVKGASKGEGLGNQFLSHIRQVDAICQVVRAFRDDNITHVSGKVDPISDIETINLELILADMETVDKRIGKVEKMAKQKDKDAMFEYEILKKLKDAFEEEKTARTVSFTDEQMKLVKQLHLLTIKPMLYVANVGEEDVADPSSNPYVQKIREHAEKDNAEVIVVCAKIESEIAELEGEEKEMFLEELGIAESGLDQLIKASYNLLGLGTYFTAGVQEVRAWTFKKGMKAPQAAGIIHTDFERGFIRAETVSYDDLIAAGSMAAAKEQGKVRLEGKDYIVKDGDVIHFRFNV
- a CDS encoding aminotransferase class V-fold PLP-dependent enzyme, with amino-acid sequence MIYFDHAASSFPKPEPVVKAVEEALLHYAANPGRGSHQLAAGASKKIYKARVKLASFFGLSDPKRVLFFQNATGALNQALKGFPFQKGDHVLSTSFEHNSVRRPLEFLKQQSGIDATFLHISSEGVFEPDKWEQALRPETKLITVTHASNLTGTILPLEEISEFARSHGVKLLVDASQTAGVLPIHMEKMGIDMLAFPGHKGLLGPQGTGALLVSKGNDLYPIFHGGTGSFSESIEQPEQWPERFESGTLNTPGILGLAAGVDAVKEHGLEQIRKHEQQLTGQFIEGVKDIPGVELYGKNTSGGRLGVISFSINGADCHEVAMILDMHYEMAVRAGLHCAPLAHEAIGTITTGAVRVSFGHTNTEKEVEQLVRAITEIAAGYNG
- a CDS encoding DUF554 domain-containing protein, yielding MVLLGTIVNGATIIAGTLIGLLLTKIPEKIRTTVMQGIALAVMILGVQMAIQSEEFLIVILSIVLGGVLGEIWDFDGKLNAAGNWLEQKLGASEQGSVAKAFVTATLIFVIGALAVLGALDSGLRGDHSILYTKALIDGFTSLLLTTTFGIGVLFSAVPVVLYQGAIALFAVQIERWVPEALMDSFITEMTSVGGIMIFAIGLNLLNLTSIRVANFLPGILVTGVFVTGLYYWETIAAVLPFLS